From the genome of Gymnogyps californianus isolate 813 chromosome 17, ASM1813914v2, whole genome shotgun sequence, one region includes:
- the YTHDF1 gene encoding YTH domain-containing family protein 1 isoform X2 — translation MSATSVDPQRPKGQDNKVQNGSLHQKDTVHDNDFEPYLSGQSNQNSSYPSMTDPYLSSYYPPSIGFPYSLSEAPWSTGGDPPIPYLTTYGQLSNGDHHFMHDAVFGQPGGLGNNIYQHRFNFFPENPAFSAWGTSGSQGQQTQSSAYGSSYSYPPSSLGGTIVDGQTGFHNDTLNKAPGMNSIEQGMVGLKIGGDVTTSAVKTVGSVVNSAGMTGALSGNGGSNVNLPVSKPTSWAAIASKPAKPQPKMKTKTGPVIGGALPPPPIKHNMDIGTWDNKGPVAKVPAPQQIPSPQSVPQPQQQIVQPVPTQPPPLTQPQYQTPQQPPQNRWVAPRNRNAAFGQSGGTGNDSSSAGSTQPNPVPSGESHPVLEKLKAAHSYNPKDFEWNLKNGRVFIIKSYSEDDIHRSIKYSIWCSTEHGNKRLDSAFRSMNSKGPVYLLFSVNGSGHFCGVAEMKSPVDYGTSAGVWSQDKWKGKFDVKWIFVKDVPNNQLRHIRLENNDNKPVTNSRDTQEVPLEKAKQVLKIIATYKHTTSIFDDFSHYEKRQEEEEVVRKERQNRNKQ, via the exons aacAGTAGCTATCCATCAATGACTGATCCTTATCTGTCCAGTTATTATCCACCATCTATTGGGTTCCCCTATTCTCTCAGTGAAGCACCATGGTCTACAGGAGGAGATCCTCCTATCCCATATCTTACCACCTATGGACAGCTGAGTAATGGAGATCATCATTTTATGCACGATGCTGTTTTTGGACAGCCTGGGGGTCTGGGAAATAATATCTATCAACACCGGTTTaactttttccctgaaaatccTGCCTTCTCAGCTTGGGGAACAAGCGGATCCCAAGGACAGCAGACTCAAAGTTCAGCATATGGGAGCAGTTACAGCTACCCGCCTAGTTCACTGGGCGGTACCATTGTGGATGGACAAACAGGATTTCATAATGATACATTAAATAAAGCTCCTGGAATGAACAGTATTGAACAGGGAATGGTTGGACTTAAGATTGGTGGAGATGTTACAACTTCCGCGGTGAAAACAGTAGGTTCTGTTGTCAACAGTGCTGGGATGACAGGTGCCCTCTCTGGTAATGGTGGATCTAATGTAAACTTGCCAGTATCTAAACCAACCTCTTGGGCTGCTATAGCTAGCAAGCCTGCAAAACCACAgcctaaaatgaaaacaaaaactggaCCTGTAATCGGAGGAGCATTGCCTCCTCCACCTATAAAGCATAATATGGACATAGGTACTTGGGACAATAAGGGTCCCGTGGCAAAAGTTCCTGCCCCCCAACAGATACCTTCTCCTCAGTCTGTTCCACAGCCGCAGCAACAAATTGTTCAGCCTGTTCCAACTCAACCTCCTCCATTGACTCAGCCGCAGTATCAGACCCCTCAGCAGCCACCCCAAAATCGCTGGGTAGCTCCTCgcaacagaaatgcagcttttggcCAAAGTGGAGGAACTGGTAAcgacagcagctcagctggcagTACCCAGCCTAACCCTGTTCCAAGTGGCGAGTCCCATCCTGttcttgaaaaactgaaagctgCTCACAGCTATAACCCTAAAGATTTTGAATGGAACCTTAAAAATGGACGTGTGTTCATAATAAAGAGCTATTCTGAGGATGATATTCATCGTTCCATTAAGTATTCTATTTGGTGTAGTACGGAACACGGCAACAAACGCCTGGACAGTGCTTTTCGGTCCATGAATAGCAAGGGTCCAGTCTACTTGCTGTTCAGTGTCAATGGCAGTGGACACTTCTGTGGAGTAGCAGAGATGAAATCACCTGTGGACTATGGCACCAGTGCAGGTGTCTGGTCTCAGGACAAGTGGAAGGGGAAATTTGATGTCAAGTGGATCTTTGTGAAGGATGTGCCCAACAACCAGCTCCGACACATCAGGCTGGAGAACAATGACAACAAACCCGTTACAAACTCCCGTGATACACAGGAGGTGCccttagaaaaagcaaaacaagtgcTTAAAATTATTGCTACTTACAAGCACACGACCTCCATCTTTGATGACTTTTCTCATTATGAAAAGCGccaagaagaggaggaggtggtgcgGAAG gaaCGTCAGAATCGAAACAAACAATAA
- the YTHDF1 gene encoding YTH domain-containing family protein 1 isoform X1 encodes MSATSVDPQRPKGQDNKVQNGSLHQKDTVHDNDFEPYLSGQSNQNSSYPSMTDPYLSSYYPPSIGFPYSLSEAPWSTGGDPPIPYLTTYGQLSNGDHHFMHDAVFGQPGGLGNNIYQHRFNFFPENPAFSAWGTSGSQGQQTQSSAYGSSYSYPPSSLGGTIVDGQTGFHNDTLNKAPGMNSIEQGMVGLKIGGDVTTSAVKTVGSVVNSAGMTGALSGNGGSNVNLPVSKPTSWAAIASKPAKPQPKMKTKTGPVIGGALPPPPIKHNMDIGTWDNKGPVAKVPAPQQIPSPQSVPQPQQQIVQPVPTQPPPLTQPQYQTPQQPPQNRWVAPRNRNAAFGQSGGTGNDSSSAGSTQPNPVPSGESHPVLEKLKAAHSYNPKDFEWNLKNGRVFIIKSYSEDDIHRSIKYSIWCSTEHGNKRLDSAFRSMNSKGPVYLLFSVNGSGHFCGVAEMKSPVDYGTSAGVWSQDKWKGKFDVKWIFVKDVPNNQLRHIRLENNDNKPVTNSRDTQEVPLEKAKQVLKIIATYKHTTSIFDDFSHYEKRQEEEEVVRKVNLLKNLFYTQIWGK; translated from the coding sequence aacAGTAGCTATCCATCAATGACTGATCCTTATCTGTCCAGTTATTATCCACCATCTATTGGGTTCCCCTATTCTCTCAGTGAAGCACCATGGTCTACAGGAGGAGATCCTCCTATCCCATATCTTACCACCTATGGACAGCTGAGTAATGGAGATCATCATTTTATGCACGATGCTGTTTTTGGACAGCCTGGGGGTCTGGGAAATAATATCTATCAACACCGGTTTaactttttccctgaaaatccTGCCTTCTCAGCTTGGGGAACAAGCGGATCCCAAGGACAGCAGACTCAAAGTTCAGCATATGGGAGCAGTTACAGCTACCCGCCTAGTTCACTGGGCGGTACCATTGTGGATGGACAAACAGGATTTCATAATGATACATTAAATAAAGCTCCTGGAATGAACAGTATTGAACAGGGAATGGTTGGACTTAAGATTGGTGGAGATGTTACAACTTCCGCGGTGAAAACAGTAGGTTCTGTTGTCAACAGTGCTGGGATGACAGGTGCCCTCTCTGGTAATGGTGGATCTAATGTAAACTTGCCAGTATCTAAACCAACCTCTTGGGCTGCTATAGCTAGCAAGCCTGCAAAACCACAgcctaaaatgaaaacaaaaactggaCCTGTAATCGGAGGAGCATTGCCTCCTCCACCTATAAAGCATAATATGGACATAGGTACTTGGGACAATAAGGGTCCCGTGGCAAAAGTTCCTGCCCCCCAACAGATACCTTCTCCTCAGTCTGTTCCACAGCCGCAGCAACAAATTGTTCAGCCTGTTCCAACTCAACCTCCTCCATTGACTCAGCCGCAGTATCAGACCCCTCAGCAGCCACCCCAAAATCGCTGGGTAGCTCCTCgcaacagaaatgcagcttttggcCAAAGTGGAGGAACTGGTAAcgacagcagctcagctggcagTACCCAGCCTAACCCTGTTCCAAGTGGCGAGTCCCATCCTGttcttgaaaaactgaaagctgCTCACAGCTATAACCCTAAAGATTTTGAATGGAACCTTAAAAATGGACGTGTGTTCATAATAAAGAGCTATTCTGAGGATGATATTCATCGTTCCATTAAGTATTCTATTTGGTGTAGTACGGAACACGGCAACAAACGCCTGGACAGTGCTTTTCGGTCCATGAATAGCAAGGGTCCAGTCTACTTGCTGTTCAGTGTCAATGGCAGTGGACACTTCTGTGGAGTAGCAGAGATGAAATCACCTGTGGACTATGGCACCAGTGCAGGTGTCTGGTCTCAGGACAAGTGGAAGGGGAAATTTGATGTCAAGTGGATCTTTGTGAAGGATGTGCCCAACAACCAGCTCCGACACATCAGGCTGGAGAACAATGACAACAAACCCGTTACAAACTCCCGTGATACACAGGAGGTGCccttagaaaaagcaaaacaagtgcTTAAAATTATTGCTACTTACAAGCACACGACCTCCATCTTTGATGACTTTTCTCATTATGAAAAGCGccaagaagaggaggaggtggtgcgGAAGGtaaacttattaaaaaatttattttatacacagatatggggaaaatga